The Naumannella cuiyingiana DNA window GATCACCTCGGAGCGAGACTTACCCTCAAGCTCCGCCCGCGCATCAAGAGCACTGACCTCGTCAGCCGTGAGACGCAACGCAATGACCTGCGACGGCTTCGCGCCACGACCAGGTCGACCACGGCCCCGCTTCTTCAATGCCGCCACATCGTAGCCAGACTCCGCTTCGGTCGCCCAGGTCGAGGAGGCTTTCGACGAACGGTTCGCGGCCCGATCCGACGAGCTGGCCGAGCTTGCAGCGAACCGCCGCCGCTTGGAAGACGAGTCCGACAAGCTCCTCGCCGCTCACTTCGCCGACGCGATCGACCTCACCACACTGAAACGCCACCAGGACCGCATCCGGGCGGGCCTGGCCGACATCGACCGCCGCATCGAAAACGACCAAGACCAAGGCCCGAGACGCCAGATCGCGAAGGCGCTACGTCTCCTGATCGACTGCCAACGCCTCTACAGGACCACTGATGCCCACGGGAAACGGTTGGCGAACCAGACCTTCACCACCGGGATCGACGTCGACGAAGGCGAAGAAGCAACCCTCCGCTTCGCGGAACCGTTCGCCGCAACGACAGGAGAGACCCATGTCAGGGGTTCGACTACGTCTGAAATTGTGGAGCTAAGGGGATTCGAACCCCTGACCTCTTCCATGCCATGGAAGCGCGCTACCAACTGCGCCATAGCCCCAGGTTGCCCCGACCTCGCGGCCAGGACCACGAGATGATAGCGCCCGCGGAGGCGCCGCCTCAAATCGTGGGCTCGGGGAGGCGTACCAGCGTCCAGCGCAGGAAGAACTGCGTCAGGGGGCCGATCGCGAGGGCGTAGAGCAGCGTACCGATCCAGACCTGCCCGCCCAGCAGCCAACCGATCGACAACACCACGACCTCGATGCCGGTACGCACCAGCCGCAGCGAGCGCCCCGTCCTGCGGTGCAGCCCGGTCATCAGCCCGTCCCGCGGGCCGGGGCCGAACTGCGCGCCGATGTAGAGCCCGCCGGCCAGCCCGTTCAGCACAACCCCGCCGACCGTCAGCGCGATCCGCGGACCAAGATCATCCACCACCGGAATCAGGGCCAGCCCGATGTCGGCGGAGATCCCGACCAGCACGACATTGCAGATCGTCCCCAGGCCGGGCAGTTGGCGCAGCGGTATCCACAACAACAACACGACGACCGAGACCAAGATCGCGATCGTGCCGAAGCTCAGCGGCAGCCACCGGCTCAATCCCTGGGTCAGCACGTCCCAGGGCGCGACGCCGAGCGCCCCGCGTACCTGCATCGCGATCGAGAACCCGTACAGGAACAGCCCCACCAGCAACTGGGGGATCCGGCGCGCCAGACGGCCGGCGCGGAGCTGTTCGATCGGTCCGAGGTTCTGCAGCGTCGTCGTCACCCGAGCAGTCGACCACGAATTGGACTGGTACGCCATAGCCAATTCTGCAAGGGTGGACCCGTGTCCATCGGAGCGAACGTCCTGGCCGGCCTGCTCGGCGGCCCACCCTGGACCCAGCCGCGCTACCGCGACCTCGCCGACCGGATCGCGCGGCTGATCGCGGACGGCCGCATCGCCGCGGGCACGCGCCTGCCGAGCGAGCGGGACCTCGCGGCCGCGACCGACCTCAGCCGCACCACCATCGGCGCCGCCTACACCACCCTCACCGAGCGCGACCTGCTCCGCCCGCGCCGCGGCGCCGGCCACTTCGTCACCGAACGCCCCGCCCCGACGATGAGCCCGCTGCTCCCGGCCGCCGGCCCCGACGCCGACGGCCGGATCGGCCTCACCGCCGCCGCCGACGCCGCGCTCCCCCACGTCGGTGCCGCCTACGCCCGCGCGCTCGACCGCCTGCCCGAGCTGACCGGCGGCAGCGGCTATTTCCCCGACGGGCTGCCGGAGCTGCGCGCCGCGCTCGCCGAGCGGTACGCCGCCCGCGGCCTGCCCACCGACCCGCGCCAGCTCCTGATCACCACCGGCGCCCTCTCCGCGCTCGCCATCGTCGCGCGCACCCTCGCCGGGCCACGGCGCGCCTTGATCACCGAGTCGGTCGGCTTCGGCAACACCCTGCACCTGCTGCACGATGTCGCACGTCGCTCCGGCGGCCGGGTCCGCTCCTTCGACACCTCTCCCGCCGGTTGGAACCTCGACTCCCTCGCCGCCGCCCTCGCCGAGACCCGCCCCGCGGCCGTCTTCGTGATCGCCGACTTCCACAACCCCACCGGCCGGCAGATGGACGACACCACCCGCGCCGGCCTGGCCGCCCGCGCCCGCCGTGCCGGCGTACCCGTCGTCGCCGACGAGACCCTCGCCGAGCTCGCCCTGCCGTGGGCCGCACCGGCACTACCGGTCGCCGCGCACGACCCGTCGGCGATCCTGGTCGGCTCGGCGTCGAAGACCTACTGGGGCGGGCTGCGACTCGGCTGGATCCGCGCCCCGCACGCCATGATCGAACCGCTGCTGCGCGCGCGTACCCTCGCCGACCACGGTGCGGCCGTCGAACAACTCGTCCTCGCCGAACTGCTCGCCGACCCGACGGCGAACCCGGCGGCACGCGAGCGGCTGCACCGACAGGCGGTCACCGCGATGGACCTGGTCCGCGAACACCTGCCGGAGTTCGCGTTCCGGCGGCCCGACGGCGGGCAATCGCTGTGGCTGGAGCTGCCGTCGGCGTCCTCGACGCGGCTCACCCGGCGCGCGGCCGAGCACGGCGTGTTGCTCACCCCGGGCCCGCACTTCTTCTGCAATCCGGGCGGCGAGCGCTGGCTCCGGCTCCCGTTCGCGGCGCCGGAGGACGCATTCGCCGAGGCGGTACGCCGGATCGCGCGCGCCTGGCAGGAGCTCGATCGCCCCGACGCGCCCACCCGGCACGAGGGATTCGGGCCGCTGTCGGCCTGACCACCACGATCGTGTCGTCAGTTATCGCCGCCTGCGGGCTACCGCAGGCGGCGATAACTGACGACACAAATGGGGAGGCTACGTCAGCGGGGCGGTGAGGTTGATCGGCAGGCCGTCCGGGTCGTGTACCGCGAGCAGCGCCAGCCCAACCTCGGTCGCCTCGATCGGCCCGGTGTAGCTGATTCCGGCCTCGTCCAGCGCCTTCGTCGCCCGGTCGAGGTCGGCCTTCGAGCCGACGCCGAACGTCACGTGGTCGAGCCCGGTGATCGCCGGGTCGAACGCTCCGATCCCCGTGGGGTGCAGGCTGAGCAGCGTGCCCTGCGGGGTGCGGTAGACGGTGCCGCGGTCGTAGGTCGCCGCGACCTCGGACCCGATCTTCGCGTCGTAGCGGATCGGCTTCGCCGCCACCTCGGGCCAGCCGAACAGCTTGTCGTAGAAGTCCTTCGCCCGCTCCATGTCGGAGACGATGATGTGTACGTCCGCGAATCCCGGGCTGTCGATGATGGCCATGTGCCACGCTAACCCGCCCGAGCCCGGACCGACAGGGGTCGCCCGGTCAACCGCGCGGGTAGCCCCGGCGTACCGTCCGGTCGAGGATGCCGAGAGTGGCCTTCAGCGAGGACTCCCCGATCACCGGGAAGATGCCCTTCCACTCGGGCGCGGCATCGGACCAGTCGTAGTAGGACACCACCCGCGTGCCCTCCGCAACGGGCTCCAGCCGATAGCCGAAGACGTGCCCGATCGGTGGCTTGATCGTCCCGTGAATGGTCCAGGCGATCTCCGTGTCGGGCTCGTAGCGGGTGAAGACCACCTCGACGTCGTACTTGCCCATCGGCAGGTCGCCCAGCGCCTCGCGGTCCATGTGCACCACGAACGACTCCCCCGCGGCCTCGACCGGCCGCCCGTCGGAGCCCTGCAGCATCCCGGACGCGTCGATCGCCACATGGCCCTCCGGGTCGCGGAGCACCGCGAACACCTCGGCCGCGCCGGCCGGCACCACCCGGGAGACCTCGATACGTTCACTCATGGAGTGATCATCGCATTTCGGTACGCGCGGCCTCGACGGCGGTCAGGCGACCCGGTTGTACGCCGCCATCCGCCAGGCGCCCTCCCCGGAGCGGTCCATGATCAACCACCCGGCATTGTCCATCCCGCGCAGCAGCCGCGCGTCCTTGCCCGACATGCCGAGGAACGCGCACGAGCCGACCCGGGCCGCCAGCCCGTGCGCGGCGACCAGCAGCGTCTGCCCGTCGGCCAGGGCATCGGCATGTTCGGCCAGCGCCGCGGCGAACCGGGTCGCCACCTCGGTCACGGTCTCGCCGGTGGGCGAGCGCCGCACGT harbors:
- a CDS encoding SRPBCC family protein: MSERIEVSRVVPAGAAEVFAVLRDPEGHVAIDASGMLQGSDGRPVEAAGESFVVHMDREALGDLPMGKYDVEVVFTRYEPDTEIAWTIHGTIKPPIGHVFGYRLEPVAEGTRVVSYYDWSDAAPEWKGIFPVIGESSLKATLGILDRTVRRGYPRG
- a CDS encoding VOC family protein — its product is MAIIDSPGFADVHIIVSDMERAKDFYDKLFGWPEVAAKPIRYDAKIGSEVAATYDRGTVYRTPQGTLLSLHPTGIGAFDPAITGLDHVTFGVGSKADLDRATKALDEAGISYTGPIEATEVGLALLAVHDPDGLPINLTAPLT
- a CDS encoding ribbon-helix-helix protein, CopG family — protein: MKKRGRGRPGRGAKPSQVIALRLTADEVSALDARAELEGKSRSEVIREALASA
- a CDS encoding aminotransferase class I/II-fold pyridoxal phosphate-dependent enzyme gives rise to the protein MSIGANVLAGLLGGPPWTQPRYRDLADRIARLIADGRIAAGTRLPSERDLAAATDLSRTTIGAAYTTLTERDLLRPRRGAGHFVTERPAPTMSPLLPAAGPDADGRIGLTAAADAALPHVGAAYARALDRLPELTGGSGYFPDGLPELRAALAERYAARGLPTDPRQLLITTGALSALAIVARTLAGPRRALITESVGFGNTLHLLHDVARRSGGRVRSFDTSPAGWNLDSLAAALAETRPAAVFVIADFHNPTGRQMDDTTRAGLAARARRAGVPVVADETLAELALPWAAPALPVAAHDPSAILVGSASKTYWGGLRLGWIRAPHAMIEPLLRARTLADHGAAVEQLVLAELLADPTANPAARERLHRQAVTAMDLVREHLPEFAFRRPDGGQSLWLELPSASSTRLTRRAAEHGVLLTPGPHFFCNPGGERWLRLPFAAPEDAFAEAVRRIARAWQELDRPDAPTRHEGFGPLSA